The Biomphalaria glabrata chromosome 7, xgBioGlab47.1, whole genome shotgun sequence region AATATTATGTATGAATATGCTAgtagttattattatttgaaatgaATTAAAAGTGGCTGGCTGTAATGATAGGCAGGTCTTTTCTGAATAGTATGAATAGGATTTTATGACTGAcatcaaaaatataatttacacaTTTGATCATTGTTATTTGTAGGGAGACGTTGGTCCATTCAGTGCTGGTCTCCCATTGCCTGTCCCTTTATGGCTTGCTGTGAATTTAAAGCAAAGACAAAAATGCAGATTTGTTGCTCCAGATTGGATGGATATAGGTATTTAATGTTggcctttgttgttgttttttgtttgtttttttgctatcTATATACACTAAGCAATTAAATATTCAGATTATTGAATTAGAGAGGATATGTAGATTTTATTTCTGTTGATGGACTTAGAAATGTAGTTACATGCCTTAGTTTGTTGAtaatgcaattttaaaaaaataaattatttatgcGTTTTATCTACAATGAACGTGTATGTAAAATGTGATGATAATTGGATGAATAGAAGTGTTAGAAAAATTGATTACaaaaaatccatttaaaaaaatacagagcAAGATaatataagcgttgtaaaaatggCCTGATATCCATGTAAACCTGAAGCTCACCTGAGGTAGATGATAGAAccctaattttatttattaataatacttAAGTAATATGCTAAAGTCCAAATGAAACTAGTCTGatttctatgttgttgttttcaactTTTACATAAATATCATCAAATAATCTGGACAAGATTAAATTCTATATTTTCTATTGCTTTTTAGAtgtactgaaagaaaaaaagcaagaagAAGCAGACAGCAGATTTTTCACTCCAATGCCAAGTCCACATTATATGGAAATCACACAACTTTTGCTGCaatggtaaataattacatcttagtacatttaaaaaaaaagagaaaagtgtTTCTTAGTTCAGTGTATTTGGTTCTGAAACTAGGGTTTACTTTTTAGTGGACCTAAAGACATTATTGTTTCTCTGCTATtcatctcaaaaactaaaaagaagtTTGAAAATCCAATTGTACCTACTTGATTTTTAAATGCTTACCAGTATATGCAATGTAAACTTTTTTCTTGAGAAAGAATgcccttttgtttttaaaatgaataatgtaTGCACCTAgatattaaccttttttttttttgggtgcaAAAATAAAGATGCACAATAGAAATTCAATCCATTATGCCATCTTATTCATCATTCTTAATATCAGCACAACTGCTGCTTAagataacatatatatatatatatatatatatatatatatatatatatatttaattatttttatagcaatgcattattttaaatattcttagaaacataatttttttcctGAAATATTCTTGTATGCAATGCAGGATCGGaatattttattgatatttttactTGGAATTAAttcaatcaactttttttttaaggggaaCAGATGACATACCAAAAGCAGATGAAATTAGGACTTTGGTGAAAGATATATGGGATCTGAGAATAGCAAAACTCAGAAGCAGTATTGATGTGTTTGTCAAAAGTGGGGAATCACATGCCAAAGTAAGTCTTCGTTTTGTGTATAAACCTGCTGTTCAACGTTTTTTTTCAATCTAATATACATTGGGTCTAACTCATAGGAAGTGTTTTTTGTAGAGCCAAATAAGGCAGTGTCTTTAAGTTCAGAGATTACAAAtaagtgcagtatttcatgtgaGTACACACATCCAGTTGTGACCAGCTTATTTTGCCACTTCTGATGCAGGCAAAGCCATTGTTTGCCACTGGCCTAAATTTTCTCTTCCCCATCTGTACCTGTCTTCAACAAGAGTTTGTCTTTGTATCTTAAAATGTCTTCTGCAAAATTTGTGAGAAGACTCAAGCTTTCTCTTTCAGAAGTCAGTTGTTTTCCACCTAGCCAGAGATGGAGAATAGGTGCTTGACTTAATCATTATAGCATTAGTTTTATTTTGCCTTAGAGAAAAACATTGGCCTCAATAAAGTAAGAAAGATTAAATTATGCTTATAGCTTTTTTAGCAGTATTTATAAGCATGTTGAGTGCCACCATGCCAGCCATTCCTTAGACACTCTTTTCTTTCCCTTCTCCATTTATTCATTAGCTAATCAGATAGTCCTATAGTTCATTTCTGAAAGAGTTGATGACTCATTCCTAGATCTTTGTTTTTAGTGTTTTCTGCCTAGCATTTTGTTCTAAACTATATTGCTTTCCTTAAAAGAAGTTGATAAGACAGTCACAAGTAAGCCTAAAGGGGCTTTTGtataaatgaaaaatgttttttacacATATGCCatgtattaaagtattaaataaaggGGAGGTTGTATTGATCATGATTTAGGCCCTACATTTTCTATCggtgcagtttttttttcgttttagtTCCTATATCATCAAACACATTTCATTTTGTCAATACATGAATGTACAAAAAGGAATTTTTAGGGAGCTATGAGTGgtcaaataaaaatgtaacaaaaagtgCAGGATGCATCAAAGTAGCTGTGTGGCCTTCAAAGTGTGTGGCTTTTATAAACCTatttagttgtttgtttattaatttacaaTATGCCAATAACTATACATAGTGTAGTAATAGGTGACATATATTTTGCTTAGAGAAAGGGTTTCAAATGCCTTAAATGAAATAGAatacaattaaaatttaaatattattacaaGATTACCTATCATTACATATTTTATGTTTCAGCTGAACTATCTGACATTAATGGAGATCAATACGGTTCGTCTGTTTCTCACTAAAGCTCTCAATCACATGCACCAGCTCAAGTCAGTCACTTCAAGAGACACAACAAACTCAAATTCTCAAGCTTTTTAGGATTTTGGCTGCATGAATCTTACAAGACTTCATGCCCTAAAGAATGATTTGACACATTGGGGGTTGTTAGTGACAatgattattaattaaaattggtTTGCATTAGATGGCATTGACATTTTGATGGAGAACAATTGTAGGGATCTACTTGGTGCCTGAGATCCAGACAAGATGGTGTGGTTGCATGTGTTCCTGATCAATGTGATCTTACTTggtaaacaataaaatgttgtttgtatgaAGTTAACAAAGGCACTGTAAGACCGCAGTCAACCAATATTTGTTACAGGCCAATAAAATCTTTTTgtaaattacatttattgtacacTTTATAGCGTATTTTACTAATATCCCTGAAGACTACAACTGAGGGGCAGAACATGTTTTGGCATGTTGAAGAACTATGGAGGTGAGAAAGCATATGTATTTTATCCTGACATGGGCTGCAACTGAAGTTTAAAAGAAGAATGTGTAATTGTGATGGAATAAATCATATCAAGGGAGTTTACCCATAAACCGGTTCTGTGGTAGGAGAAAAGCAAGCTATTATCTTTAAGTGTCTCAAATTTAGGGACCAAAGTTTGGGGGAGAGCACATTATATTGAAGTCCTTTGGGTCATGCCATTAgagaatttaaacaaaaaagggTTAAACTTCAGTATACTAGTTTTTTCAATGTACTAAAGCTAGTTTCTAAAATCAAAGCTCTTATTGATCACAGAATTCTCCCACTTATCTAAGAAATATTAATTCTAAAATTACCATATGCTGTTCAGACCTTGTCATCGATAGAGCTggtggtgtaaaggtcatctgtttcttaggcTGACCATTAATgagggagtcatgtggccagcactaagACCACATGcatttcccaaactaatgtcagggatccattagagttgggtggactcaaagaggggggggggggttcctaAAAATCCAGTAATTCAAATTCCCAGCCTTCACAGACCCCTCAGTTTGTAAGCTAAGTGTTTTACTGCTCTGCCACCACATATTGTATAGTACcattttatttcagtttttttatttgtatcagGTCTTTTAGTAACTGTTTCATAAATTGTATCAttactgaaggaggctaacatttttgttaatatttcaaatgagttcataaactaaataatacaaataatgctatttatttattgtgttaatattttcaaaatttagccattcaaattttttaaaataatctctAAATCTTCACAAATTGGAAGTTTGttccccaccccctccccaatGCTGCTTTTCTGATGAACAACACCCATGCTGTGCACCAATTGGGTAGTTTTATgtagattttgttaaaatggTGCACTATTTGATTATATATTTTGGAGTTATGAGAAGCTTATATCATTATaactcaatgttttttttaaattttttcccTACAGTAATTTATCATTTTATCATGCATACTTTTGAAATAGTTTGTGTACTTCAATGTATTAATGGTGTGTATTCCAgttaaatgtgtttttcttttcatcttgtACAATACTTCCTCAAATACAAATGTACAGAGAGAATGAATACAATGCAGAAATTGTGTAATCGTTTTTCTTTCTGTTAGTTTTGTTGCATTTCTTACAAACTGAGATAGCTGAACTGAAATATAAGACAATGCTTATGATgtcaattacaaaataaaatagaacaaCCCCAGCacaatatagattattattattatttaaaaaaacaaaaaaaaacacctcaagTGAACCAATGATCAAGGAATGTGTCAACATGAAGATACCATTACAAAGAAATGTCCTGTCACAGCCAGTCTGTTGTTCTTTCATAAGAAATACATTCACTGTGCGCTAATAGCCCAGTGCATTTCAACTCTTCATTATTGGTGGCAATTTAAGATTACTATTACACTACATATAtattaagctaaaaaaaacaacaacaataaatcaccAAGAAGGCTATTATttatcttctaaaaaaaataagttatctTCTTACTATTCTCAGCCCTGTGAACCTATTTCCTGCTTTTCTTAGTAGGAATTAAGGAAGTATGAAAAAAGCTAAATGAATTCATTCAATTATCATTTCactaatcattttgttttataaaaacctaataacttaaaaaaatatacacattCTTTTTCTGTCCTTGTTGATATGTTTAAGCAATCAATAATAGGAGAACAGAACTATTGGTTTAGGATCTGCTTATAAACCTGACAAAAAACTTAATCCCTTGGTTGTGTAATTCACTCCTGAATTACTCGACAGAGACTATTACTTGATACAAGTTAGCAAtagataatatttaataatgtgGTCTTTATTATGTGAtgcaaaaatatttcaaaggcttgcaaaaaaaaaaaaaaaaggtacaataTTTAAAGACTAAATCTCAGGTAGACAGTATAAAAAATGGGTGTATTTGAGGTACCGAACAAAAATAATGTcaaaatgtgtataaatgtaCATGATCTAATCATAcaactgaagcaacaacaaaaaatgtccaTGTCATGATATAATACAATTAAtgcaaatgtataaaaaaaaatcaaataaaaggCACAACAGTTATAACAAAGTGAAGTATTAAGACAGCTAATTAAGCAAGATTATATTCAGACCTAAAAAatcatacttttttaaaatcattaattgAATAACGAAACTAATAATGTTAACATGTATGGGTTATATTTAACTGAAATAGgaactatatttttttgtggTGAACTGAGTTgaattttgtacaattaattAAGTTCTATACCTAAGTAAAATATCAATTATAGACAGGTCGGGGTTTCGTTGGTGCAatcaatttcaaaatatttaaagaaaaagaagtttAATAGTACTATAAATTGTACATAAAActaccaacaacacaaactaTATACAAAGTAGAACTACACAGCTAACATCATGTATAGCTATAACAAAGTTACATAGtgaatattaatataattatgttATGGCAtggtaacatatatatatagtaaaaatgttcataaatagattttgttttataaaacaaaagtttaaactattaaaaaataataaattagaaAACTAATTATGTCAGAGTGTGGATaccaaaaaagaaataaatcttgTATGTGTACATTCTTTCCACTATGTACAGGTCAAATGTTACTCCGAAAGCTAAAACAACAGTTTAGTAACAACAGAACTGAACAATCACCACAGACCAGGTTTCAATGGCATTGGgtatataataaaaacaaaagtctaTCATTGCACAGagaaacttataaaaaaatagacttcttttgtatttaacaAAACTACACTTATCAACTATTTACAATTggataatattttgtttcttgtgGTTCTCAGAAAATTATATACACTCAACCTTTCGTTTTTGTGCAGAAAAAGTTGTTTTGGTAAGAATTAAATTACAAtataggaagaaaaaaaagtataaaaaatgtCATTCTAGTTACAGccttatgtatgtatatttatatatattaataaaacagGAGTTTTAAGAGTCATGGATTTAGAGACAAAACATTGGTTGATGTAAAAGCAAAAGTACTAATTGAGTTTCACTACATGCGTCTATATGTAGCAATCCCAGTTTGCAATTGGACAATCTATAtacataattctcttcttccctcaagagttttgtcaagtagtaaggagtaaaggaaagatcactctgcggatagtctacgagaaaacaagagggggtgggggtggggggggggtggggggggggggggaacacgtagtcacaacatagcagggcaggaccgttgcaatatcactctttttttttaatttctacctcacgttaaaaaaggggggggggggaagtaatgtactctgtagtaactatcgaagcgacagagcacgctcaaaagtttggacacaatggaaagatcactcttttatttttgcaactcggaaggagggagttatcctaggtaataTAAGAGCGAAAAAAAGATCATTttcgtctgtatatttcaggagatttgtatgagttttcaaaagattttaataatttccggatatttccaggactttttcgtatattttgcaatttcaggagatttccaggaccgcCTGACAGGAGgcagcgggaaatctgttataagttataaaatggtttaatttaataatttatacacctaaaattagtgcgggtcctataaaagtgctgggcccactgaggtcacataggttgcagtggcctaaggttggcGCTGCAAAATAGTTTTGTATTAAATGAAGTCTGATTTAAGCCTAAATAGATGAGTTAATATATACTACTGAGCAGTAATCAGCAACAATAAGTGATTacataaaatgatttttatgcATAGCCAAAGAAAGTTGTTAGCTTAAATCATGTCAAAGTACATCATGGTTGAAGCATAAACTGGCTTCAcagataaatgtttttttcaatatatccTTGGTACAGTTGTCATTAGATTCAACATTATAGACAAAtgcaacatttttattttggtttaaaaTGATCTGATTtcctaatacaaaaaaaatactttgtaaaTACTGACAAACATTGTTGAACAAGCTTCTTGGTTATAGAGCACTTCAAAACTCATTACATACCTGGAATACCAGTGTGGCAATGTCTCTAAATCCAAGACTTCATTAAATCTTTCCAACATGTTCAATTTGTTGGCAGATTAAATCAATCAATGATGCCATCAATGATGTTAATgggtttttatatatatatatatatagtatatatggCACTAAGCAGTTTTCTTTGTAAACATCTTTTCCAGGAACATCAATTGTTTAAAGCACTTACAAGCCAGTCACAACTACAACTTTCAAACATTATATACAAACACATATCAAGCACCTTATAAAGGTGTCAACGTATAAGATTGTTGTTAATAATAATCATCACATTCATAATTAAGATAAAACAACCCACAATTATGACATTATAAgttcaagaaagaaaaaaactggCCACCCAGTGTAGCAGACAGCTGATAATATACAAACTAAATGTCAAGTAGATAAGCTTAGGACAAATGGTGACATCCAGTGGGTTGGGGTTTCATTGAGCATCATCTAAGGCTTCTTCAAGTTCTGGCAGGACTTCTTCAGAAAGTCAATGGCAAAGAGGCAATGAATTCTTGTCTGTTCCATCCTCTGATGTTCTAGCAATAACATCTAAGAGGATACAAAAGtcaaacattaaaagaaaaattcctACAGTGAAGTGACATCAAGTTTTTACTAGCTGTTCTAAATCTTTTTGAGTCAGAAGAATCATTCAACTTTTGAGTTCTGGTCACAAACCAATAATGACTTTACCACAAATATTATGACAATCTTTTTTCTGTGCTAGTAGAGAGTTGATCACAGTGGATATTGTATGTTGAGAAAAGAAAGTTGATTTATGTAATATTCCACCAGTGAACtcatatataataattttttaaaatgataatttaattattatggAAATGCAGTAGCACAAATGATAAAAATGACAAAGGTAATGGTAATGGATTCAAGTTCTGAtacacacaattttttaaaaagagtttgAGTAAAACTACCTTGACTCCAGTGGCAGACAGAAATttggatattttattttgctaggTACACAACAGCCTTGTAaatgtgtactttttttttcatcaactCTAAAGGTCttgaaatgtgaatattttgaTTCCTTCCTTGTAGTACAAATGTTTTCCTCCAATTTTCTACTAAATTTATGTTAGAAAAAAGAAAGTACTCACTTACAGCCATATGTTGGTTATGTGCTTCAGAAACTTGTGCCAGCCTTTCGTTTTCTGCTTTCAATTGCTGAGAACGCTCACGCAGTAAGTGTACCTCTTGATGCTGTTCTGTAACATCAATTAGAGGAGAGGCAAGTCTTAAATCTTACTTTTATCTAAGTCAAGTCAAGTAAAGGTACCCTTTTCAGAGCTTTCTGTctatggggggaggggggggggggggcagatgatgtatatgATGATTTATCAAAGAACTgtaattataaaacatttgGAGAAGTTCTGACAAAACAAACagtgtgtgtgtaggcctattttaGTTGAAATAAGCTGTTCTTATTAGACAGCTTCAGAATCAAGAGGGGGCAGGAAAAATTCTTTTTATgctaagaaaaataaagattttttttttaaatttaatacataTATTCCTTGATTCTACTGGGAGCACGTCCCTTGAAAAacacttaaaaatatatagcagtatagtttcatctaagcaATCTGCTGAgcacatacaaaaaaatgttcaatctaTTTTACGTAGTTTTAAAATAGACTGATACCTTCATTATGCTTGTGGTAGGAGTCGATAACAGTTTCAACACCTGGCCATACATACAACCCATCTGTTGAGGAAACTGAAACACAATGATTAGAATGAAATATTTCCATTTAAGTAATAAACAATACATTGTATTAGCAAAACCTTTATTTTCCACTCTAAATAATATGCATTATtaaatacttgtttttttttttctagtataaGTTGTATTTTGAATAATAACGGATTATGTGAGTGTCCAGTGCAAAAAGATAAGAACAGAGACAAATGTATAAAGTTATAAAAGCTAAATAAAGACAACTTAAGTAGTCCTAGACTCATAATCTAAAATGAATCTATTAAATTTAAACCTTTTCCATTACATTATATTGAATAATCTcatccctaaaaataa contains the following coding sequences:
- the LOC106061016 gene encoding DNA replication complex GINS protein PSF2-like, giving the protein MDPSEVEFLAERELVKVIPNFTHDKIYLISGDVGPFSAGLPLPVPLWLAVNLKQRQKCRFVAPDWMDIDVLKEKKQEEADSRFFTPMPSPHYMEITQLLLQWGTDDIPKADEIRTLVKDIWDLRIAKLRSSIDVFVKSGESHAKLNYLTLMEINTVRLFLTKALNHMHQLKSVTSRDTTNSNSQAF